The DNA window AACTAAACCCTTTCAAGCGTTGCTTTCTGCAGCCACAAAAGCAAGAAAATATGTCACTACTATAGAGCAGCAGAAAGAGTAACagtttccaaaagaaggcaAAGCCCGTACCGAAATGTCACATTAAGGTCTTTTCACAGCAGCAATTCTCGTCAATATTATACATCAACTTCAATTATCTTCTGTTCCTGTCGGTTCCTTTCATACGGGCAAACGACAGGCAATTGGCAAGTCGTGTGGATGGAGAGTGTTTATCAGCATCCCCTTCAGACATATCTATCTGCTTGGGTCTGTACACAAAGGGGGCAAAAGAAATATAGGAAGCAACATCAACCATCACCTTCAATGTTGTATACATGCACCAAAACATGAAAAAAGACAAATGACAAAGTAGAGTGGCATACCTTGGGGTTGACTTTCTTCTCCCTTTATCTATATTTCCAGCATCAACAACTCTTTCTTCAGAACGTGTACTAGGAAGGCCCAACTCAGGGGAAGCTTTCGCCACATCCTCTGCCGTCAAATTATCTCCAGCTGATTTCCTCCTGAAAAAAGATGAAAAGCACACTCTTAATGTTTCGTGAACTCTGAAAAAAAATGGAATGTAAATGGTATCACAGATTATCTACATGCAAACAGTTGCATGGAAATGCCACCTTGATGGTGCTCTCTTCCTTTTCGTCACACCGCCATGATTTTCAGTGGTGACAGAACCCGTCCTCTTTTTGACTACGCCTTCATCACCAACAGGGACAGAGGCCCTCATTGTTTTTCTGGCAGCCCCGTAATTGCCAACAGGTTTTGAGCGCCTCATTCTCTTTTTGACTACTCCCTCTTCACCAGAGACAGGGTCCCTCATCATATTCGTTCCTGCCTCATTATCGGCGCTGATAGAGCACCTCCTCTTTCTGGTAGCCCCCTCACTGCCAGCAGGTTTTGAACGCGTCGTTCTCTTTTTGACTACTCCTCCATCACCAATAGACACAGGATCCATCATTGTATTTGTTCCTACTTCATTATTAGTGCTGACAGTTCCTCTTAGTTCAATTGGAACAGCCTCAATACCCACAGGGATAGATCCCGTCATTATCTTCTGTTCAGCTGAGTTACCTCTAGCAGGTTTCGAAGGGCTGGTTCTCTTTTGGACTACTCCCTCTTCACCAACGGACACAGGGTCCATTATTCTATTTGTTCCTACCGCATTATTAGCGCTGTCAGTGCCCCTCAATTCAATCGGAACAGCCTCATTGTCCAGAGAGATAGATCCCCTCATTCTCTTTTGTACAGCTGCATTGCTTCCAGTAGTAGATTTCCTCTTTCTGGATCTGCTACAGCCACTAGATAAACCGTTGAGACCATCAGGCACAGCAACATTCTCTTCAGTTTGCTTTTTCGATTTTTGTCTGCAATAGCAAGTGTGGCACAAAATAGTGAGCAAGCATAATGATAGAATTCATTCTTGAATCAAGTCAAGCTTCCTGACATACCCTGTTGATTTCCTCCTTGGTCTTCTTGAAATTGTGTTTGAAACAGTATCAGGAGCAACAAAATCAGGAGCAGTTGAACTGGTGACAATGTTGGACACAGCTAGGTTTTCTTTGGTTTGCTTTCTGGATCTATCTCTGCAAAAACAAATGCGGGACAAACTAGTGAGCAAGCTTGTGTCAAGCTTTGTAATGTTCCTCCTTGAGCTTAATGTGGTATTGTAATTGATATCAGTATTAAGCTATCAGATACAGATGAATTCATAAAAAATGAAGACTTTGGTCCGACAGACCATCCTCAACAATAAATTGGGATTAATGAAGAAGATAATATACACAGATCTTAATGAAATACAAAATACACAATTACACTGATGGGGTATCCTTGACTATAATTGAGATTAATGAAGAAGAGGTATATGAAAGTAAGCAGATCTTAATGAAATACAAAGTACACAACTGCTATATAGAAATTTGCAACAAGATTACCTTGTGTTCTCTCCAGATCCGTCATCTTTCGATTGCACAAGTGCTATTAGGTCGCTGGGGGCAATTGCAGGCCGCTCTTTTGCTCTatcaacaaaattggtttgaaaAACAGATTTCTTTAGTTGAATGGCAGCTTTAACTGCAGGCAGCTGATGTTTACAAAGTTTATTCCATCGTCTGCAGATGACAACAAAGAAGCTATTAGCAAGGAAGTTTCTCCTATTTATGAAACATATTACAGATGGTAACATGCTAAATGAGAAAAGAAGTTAGCTTTACCTAGAGCACATATTATCATTACGGCCAGGAATCATCATAGCAATCTTGGACCAGCAAGGCCCAAACTCAGATACTGCAGCCaataacttcgaatcttcctcaGGCCGCCATTTCCCAAGATCTATATTTGGATCAAGAATATTACACCACCTGTTTCAAAAGCATAAATAACTAGCATCACTATCAAACTTTGAGCTAAAATGTTGAGACCACAATATTACCTCTCATGGCATTGCGTTTGTGTGCGGCCAGGAATAAACGGAGCAATCCTACTCCAGCTGCCAGATCCAATTAGCTTAACAGAAACCATGAGGCGTTTGTCCTCATCCATATGCCATCTTCCCACTCTTGTCCTTGTAGGGTGCAAGGTTTTCCTCCACCTAGAGTGACAAGAGTCAAATGTAAACATATTACCAAGAAAAAAAACACAGATGAATGAAAGCAAAAGATAAACCTGATCATTGAAAGCAGTATCACTACTGTGATAGAAACAAACTAAATAGCATTGGCAAAAACCAGTTAAGAACGGAAGGGGCAAAGAATTACACGTTACCTATTAGAGCACTGATTGCCAGTGCGACCATCGAGGCTAGCTGATACAAGTTGCCACTTCTCACCAAAGGTCTCAACAGCAGCTTGAAGTTGAAGATCCTCCTCTTTTGTCCAAGCCTTGTTCATTATGTGGGGATTAAGACTTCGTTGATAACGAACAAGACATTGGAAAGGAGTCCGGTAAGTGCCCAATGTAACTGCTATGTTAATCCAGTTGTACATTCCCTTTTCTTGAACAATTAGTAGAAGTTTTGTTTCCTCCTGGGCAGTCCAGGCTTCACGGTTAATCAATGGATCATCACAGTTTAGCCACCTGATCAAAATATCAAATACAATCAGAATTATTTAGGAATGAACATTTGTCACAAAGAtgcataaaagttgtagaaattACAGAAATCACATCATAAGCATACAGTAGTGTGATGTGAAGAGAGAGATAAGCATGCAGCAAACATGAAGAAAGAAAAGTATTGAGAACAAAAGTACCTTGATTCACATTCAGCACCAGATCGACCAGGCAGGTACATAGCAGAAATTTTATCCCAGTTTATTAGTGGAAGTACCGATCTAAGACTTTCTGGAGTCACCTCAAAATTACCAGCAGCATTCGTCAGTGCATATGCCATATCAACAGCACTGAAGTCACCAATGGCACTGCAGCACAACAATTATATCGTTAGCAAACACAGTAAAATACTAAAATTACATTCAAATCACAAGGATGGCACAAGCCTATATTTCCTTTTGTTATTACTGATAGATATTCAACCCAATGCACGTACAGAACACACTAATGTTATTTAACAGGCTACATTATTGAGCAGAAGGATTACTATTAATAACTTGCATTAAAGCATCATAATTTTTTTCTCGTCTTCGATGTGCTTGACGCATAATAAGAAAAGTATTGCAAACAAAATTGAACAAATATATAGTTTGCAAACCAAATTACATGATCCAAATAGATGAGGAAATGTCCTGTTGGGTCAATAATTAATAAATTTGATATTACCTTCCATTATTCAGCGAGTCCAAAATCAATGTTTCTTGATATTGCTGCTTTATTCCTCTGGCAAGTTTATCTTTCTCCACATCTGACCATGGTTGCTTCTTAAATGACATCGGGAATTGCTCCAGCACCATTTTATACTTTGAAACATGGGGGTTCTCAGCTGGCCCAAGAAATAGTGCCGGCATCTTTCTGTTATTATTCTGCAACAAATAGATTTATCTTTCATAGGTAGGTGTATTTTATGATTCAAGTAAATCCTAAAGACTAAAATGAGGCAGACATTTGAATGCTACAATGCTTGCACACAGGATGGGAACCACGTAGTACGAAAGGCAAAACTTCCAAGGTCAAGAGCTAAAAGGTTTAACATTCTCTTCATTTTGATATGAATAACATTCTCTTCATTATGAAAGGAAAAGTGGTTTGGATAACATACAACTAGGGCATACTTCAACCTGGCACATCTATGAAGTTTACTTGTAAACTAACTGATAAAGTATGATAATAAGTTGCAATGAAAATAAAatcacaaatatatatatatattttacttATTGTCAGTTGAAACACCTAAGAAATTAGCCAACATGACTAAGAGGAGTATTTTATCTGAATAAAATTGCAATTCCATGGGTACCTACAGAAGCCACTACAGGAAAAAGGAACTCATATTATTTAGTCTAAGCTAACCTTACCATGGGTAGATTTTGGAGGATGAATAATAATTGGGGACAACAATAGAAGGCAGTGTTTTGTATATCCTAATGCAGTAATGCGCATCAGGCAACATCCAACGCATAGATGTATATACAGATGGCAGTACCTTTTCAGACAGCCGAGTTGGTTTCCGAGAAGAAATCAATCTGACACGAGGATCCTCCTTCTGGCTTAAAGTTCTGCTGGCTGATCTTCGGCAGCTTAACTGGTAACCCAAAAGACATTTTACACGATCCCCAAGATCCTTATTTTCTTCAATTTtcgcttcaatgtttatcaattTTCTTCTAATAAACTTCTGGCATGCTCTGTTCTTCTTTAGAGCATCCACTAATAATAGCGCAGCTTTTGGGAACCCAGTTCGATTAGGAGCCTTTGTATTCTGCTTGTGTGCAGCAAACTCGTCATCATTCCTGTCCGCAAAAAGTTCGCTGTGCACTCCCTGTGACGCCTCAGGTTTCATGGTCTTTGGTGACGTGGTAGAGGTACCTACATCAGGTAAATAAAAATTTTAATAAGGACCATTCATCAAAAATGTGGTGTGCGCATTTATCTGATTCAAGAATTAGAGAGACATTGCACATGCTGAGTTGTGAATTTAGTACTAGAATACCTCAGCTTCAAAAGAACAGACATAGAAATGCATGTGATGAGTATCCTCTGGAATGTACCGTAGAATGAGTAATACATTGCATACAATTTTTTATCATATACCAGTCTTTGGGTTTCCAAAAGAAGGAGCATGGAATCAGTGACTGTTTTGATCTCACGCCCAGGAACTCACCCAGGTATCAGAACAACACCACACTCCGGAAGCACATTCCAATACCATAGTTCATGATCTAAAGCTAACGTAGTCAACATGCTCATATTTACTTAGTACTGGTCTCTTTAATTCCTCCACGAGAAATCGGAGCAGGACTATAAAACTCAAGCGAGGACAACTATTCATGTTTCTAATGACCAAAATGTTCGGAGCATTGTCTGTTATCATCAAAATTGTGTCACGTTCATAGTTTCAGGTGTCTGTCTAGCACGAAATTTACTGCTAAATGATTTGGCACCACATAGAGGCCCACAAGCCAATTGACTGTGACCGTACGCGTAGCAATTTCCCAATTCCAAAATCAGACAAGATCGAAGCGGATCGCAGGGAAACTCACTGGAGTGATAGTGCGAGAAGCGGCGCTGGATGGCGCGGAGCGTCTCGAGgtcgtcctcgtcctcgtccgTGTCTGACGGCGGCCACGTGCAGATCgggcgcggcgaggaggaggcgtCGCCACCCCCCGCGGCGTCGCCTGGCGAGGCCCTGTTGAGGCGGTGGAGGTTCTCGCGGATGCTGCGGACTAGGGCCaggtcctcgtcgtcgtccgaGGAGAGGCCATCATTGCCACCCGCCGCGGCGAGGGCGGGGGTGGAGGGCCCGGCGAGGCAGGCGGAGGAGACCTGCGCGACGGCGGCGTCCGGGTCGGCCCCGGAGAGGATGCAGGAGCGGCGCAGCGCGTCGAGGTCCTCCCGCAGGTCCTCGTCGATGTCCGGGTCCGAGTCGTCGGAGTAGAAGTCCATCGCCGCGCTCGCCCGGAATTCAGCGGCAGTGGGAGTTTAGGGTtccgcggcgcggcgaggggggggggggggggggggcagcaaTTGGGGAGGAGATGGGCGGCTAGGGCTGCGAGCTCGCTCCGCTcgctgaggcggcggcggtgcgggggaTTTGAATCGTCCGCGAGAACAGGGCAGcaattcatgatttttgaagGAACCAACCAAAGACTGCTCATGATTTTGTTTCCATATCCATACGCGCAAAAGGGTTAAAATATGGAGACTAGGAGGCATTTACCCAGAGGAGAGGGTTTACATGCCGGTAAACCTTGCACGCAGCGAGCAGTACGGGACTATGCAGGGAATTCATATGCATCGGTTACGAGAATTTTTATGAAAACATCTCATTTGCTTCTCTTTCATAGAGACTTCCCCTAGGGTAGGGAGTATTATAAAAAGAGGTTAATCATAGATTATCAAAAAGCCTAGAAAAAATTCTTCCTGGGTCGATGCCCGAGCGGTTAATGGGGACGGACTGTAAATTCGTTGACGATATGTCTACGCTGGTTCAAATCCAGCTCGGCCCAAAAATCTAGGGCTTCGTGAATATGAACTAAATCCTTTATTTTGTATGGAAGAAAAAAAATGTCTGATCCATAGAAATAAAGGATAAAGATAAATGGGGAGAGATATTTCTAATTCATATCTCTCTGATTTTTTATAGAGTTTTTCTTATGGAAAGGCATATTAGGGTTTGAAACTTAGGTAATTAACTTCTTCTGCTTAACCCAAGAAGAAATTGGATTGATTTTTGAGAAATCGAATTCAGTTAATATAGGGGAAATTAAGATAGCAATTTCTGAGCCGTATGAGGTAGGAAACTCTCAAGTACGGTTCTAGGGGAAGGAACTGCCTATTCCGACCGAGGAGAACAGGCCATTTTACAGGGCGATTCGGAAATTGCGGAAGCTTGGTTTGATCAAGCTGCTGAGTACTATATTGTAAATTCTATGCCATCTCTTCAACAAGTTTAGTAATAAGCATAGGCAGACTAGCAGGCCCACTTTTAGGAGTTGTGATTGGGCCGAAAGTCCATATATCCACAGCAACGCGAACGAGCCGTTTCTTATTAACACACAAATACCATGGCACAGCACGAATACAGGATCCTGACTCTGGAGCGAGCGCAAATAGCTAGTATAATGCCAAGCATCGCGAGAATCAGAAACAGAATCAGAGAGAATCAGGTAAAGATTAGCCAACAAGCTACCAACCTAAAAACAAACATGCCATGCGAAGATTATTCTCTGAAAAATGTCTCGGAACCATATTCGGAATTTTAGATGACCATTGTATTCATCACAAAACAGACACGCTGCTCGCAATGGTTTCAGATACATTACACAACCCCTTCTTATACTAATGAAAACTAGAATTGATCAGTAAATTGCCACCGAACTGCAGACTCCAAAGCACGGACGAGGCAAATCTACTTGGATCTCTGCCTCATCTTTCGGCGCTTCCTCTTGAGCCGCCTCATCCGCTTCTTCTTCCACTGCATATCAGACCAACAATCAGCAAAACTGCAAATAAGTTGCTTACGAAAAATCAGTAGACACTTCCACAGTCACGCCAACATCTACTACCGAGATTATATTATTTCTAGGatcagaagtggaaatttctttCATCAACAGATTGTCAGAAACACAGACCAATTGTTTCTTCTTCACCTCCCAAACCATTAAACAAGCTCTAAATCCTTAAAAAAAAGACCAAGTTAGGTATTTCTAATCACATAGATTAGATATCTTACCTCATCATGCCAGCTTAAAAACACCAAAAGCAAACAAATGAAAAACAGAAAAACTAGCTAAAGCACATGTGTTCTCTCAGACAAATGCCTCCATTGTCCCCATGGTTTAATGGAATGGATTAGATCGGACTCGTCATCTTTGTTTGTTCATCACAGAGAACACAGTGCCAGGAAACAAACATGAACTTAAACACTAACAGACACCACAGGTATTTAGTTCAGATAAGCAGCTCAATTACGGTAACACAAGGTCAACAAAGCTCAACTACTGTAAGCAACTATTCCAGGACCACATCCAAGAGCAAGCAGGTACTTGGTTCAGACACATCAATGTTCCTACACCCTTTGGATGCAAGGTACAGCCTAGGGATGCCAGGGCTGCAAAAGCCCCAAGGTGAGTACTGGTTGTAGGCAGTGACATACCCAACAACACATAGTAGGCCAACAATGACACAAGAGTTGGACAATATGTGAGGTGAGGGTTAGCTATGCCACTAAGAAAGATGGCAAGTGTGGAGCAGCTCCTCCATAAGCCAAGGTCATCCAACAACAAATCACATGCAACATTTCAGCCACCTATTTATTATGTGAGACGACATATTCCACTTGTTCTCACTGCAAGGTAGTAGAATCTTATTGCATTACCAATCAGTTTTGTTTTAATTGCACTGCTCTAAGATGTGCAACAGTGGATCCTCTAAACAAATATATCACCCCATAATAAATACACATTGGCATTCAGAATGAGTAGGAGGAATTTCTCATCCAGTGGATCAGAAAATCAATAACTTTCCTCATCATGCCAACTATCGAACAAAAAGAAAATAAACAACGAAACGACATGGAACACTACAGAAATATTGCTGCGTTCTCTCAGACAAATGCCTCGATTGTCCCCATGGTATAATGGAATGGATTAGATCGGACTCGTCATCTTTGTTTGATCATCATAGAGAACACGGCATATTACACTTCTTGGCCTACTGCCGAAAGAGAAGCATCTAAATGGTTGGATATTCAGCCCAACTGGAGGGTTCTTCAAGTCAAATGAAATGCTGCATTGGCCCTAACAGCCAGATTTGGATTCATTTGCACTACCCTAACAATCGGCCCGACTGTTTTCTTGTAAACTTTTTTTTCACCAAAAAGGAAGACATGACAGAACGTAGGCATTCAGAATGAGTAGGAGGAATTTTTCATCTAGTAGATCGGACAATCTATTTTTTTCCTCATGATGCCAACTAAAGAACGGCAAAGCAAGCGATCAAAAACACATGAACAGGAAAAAACAACTAGCATCACTACATAAAGATTGGTGTGTTCTCTCAGACAAATGCCTCGATTGTCCCCATGGTTAATGGAATGGATTAGATCGGACTCGTCATCTGTGTTTACTCATCACAGAGAACCACACCACGAACCAGGGCGCTGCATGTTAGCGAAGAAGCGGTCGCAGCGGGATTCAAGAGAGAGGGGTTCACCTTGGCCCTCATCGCGGCGGGGGAGCTCGCTCGCCGGCGCGACTCCTCTCGCTCTCACCCAGTGGGAGGGAGAAGCGGGCGGCTGAGAGAGGGTTGCGATAGCAGCGGCGGCTGGGCGAGCTCTCGCCGCGGTTCTATATAGAGGCAGTGGGCTAACCCTAGGTGGGATCGCTGGAGGGCCAGTCCTGGGCCAGATCCTCAGCTGCGCATCAGCACCCATGGGCCTCCATCAGAAAAATCCGTGGGCCTCTAAGTTTGCACTTCACGACGAGCCCATCTCAAAATTGCACTGCGCTCTTCTTCTAAATCCTCCTCTCAAATCGTTTACTTCTATGCTTCTAGTATAAAACGTGCCATAAAACCACAtcgtttttatttatttttatttcaAACAATTTGCATGTGCCCATTTTGTTAGACAGAATATACAGTATTTTTCTTCGAATTTTGCTGCAATGGGATATTTCAGATGTTGAGATTGTACAGTGCCAATGTTGCAATGACgattatttttttttctttgcgaCCAGACATTTTGAGATGTCAAGATTGTGAAATATTTAACAATGAAACGCACGCAACACCAGGATAAAAATGACGTTTATTTTTTATCTCATTTTCTTCCTTATCCCAACTTTATATAAAAATGTTAGCACGCTTACAATTGAACTACTTAGATTTATGAAAATAACATAAATGAATGGCACCATGGTGGTTTGGTCAAATTCTTTCATAAATATTTGATCACAAATTTAGGCTGTGTTTAGTTCGGCACGCGTAAAGGCAAAAAAAAATTTTGcaaaggaatcttaccaatttgaagtactaaataaagtctatttacaaaaaaatttgcatggatgggttgtaaatcgcgagacgaatctaatgatgctaattaatccataagtaagcaataattagcggatggtactgtagcatcactgttgcaaatcgtggattaagtaggctcattagattcgtctcgcgatttacagctcATCCatacaaaaagttttgtaaatagacttcatttagtactttaaattagtaagattcctttgaaaattttgcgtttacggtttTTTTGTTTATGGGGTGGAAACTAAACAGAGCCTTAAGTGACCTATGTTTGAAATCAGGTTGAGTAGTCTGTATTGTAACACTCGGACCTTCTTATGGTCATAATAACGACACGTTATACACCAACACGGTCTCCCATGCAAATACAATTGTACCCGGTAGTTTTTGGTTCAAAATATTTATTTCCACTGGTTTAAAATATAGGTAATTCAGGGTTCATACCAGTTAAACTTATTAATTTTGACATTGAATATAATAT is part of the Panicum hallii strain FIL2 chromosome 2, PHallii_v3.1, whole genome shotgun sequence genome and encodes:
- the LOC112880330 gene encoding uncharacterized protein LOC112880330; its protein translation is MDFYSDDSDPDIDEDLREDLDALRRSCILSGADPDAAVAQVSSACLAGPSTPALAAAGGNDGLSSDDDEDLALVRSIRENLHRLNRASPGDAAGGGDASSSPRPICTWPPSDTDEDEDDLETLRAIQRRFSHYHSSTSTTSPKTMKPEASQGVHSELFADRNDDEFAAHKQNTKAPNRTGFPKAALLLVDALKKNRACQKFIRRKLINIEAKIEENKDLGDRVKCLLGYQLSCRRSASRTLSQKEDPRVRLISSRKPTRLSEKNNNRKMPALFLGPAENPHVSKYKMVLEQFPMSFKKQPWSDVEKDKLARGIKQQYQETLILDSLNNGSAIGDFSAVDMAYALTNAAGNFEVTPESLRSVLPLINWDKISAMYLPGRSGAECESRWLNCDDPLINREAWTAQEETKLLLIVQEKGMYNWINIAVTLGTYRTPFQCLVRYQRSLNPHIMNKAWTKEEDLQLQAAVETFGEKWQLVSASLDGRTGNQCSNRWRKTLHPTRTRVGRWHMDEDKRLMVSVKLIGSGSWSRIAPFIPGRTQTQCHERWCNILDPNIDLGKWRPEEDSKLLAAVSEFGPCWSKIAMMIPGRNDNMCSRRWNKLCKHQLPAVKAAIQLKKSVFQTNFVDRAKERPAIAPSDLIALVQSKDDGSGENTRDRSRKQTKENLAVSNIVTSSTAPDFVAPDTVSNTISRRPRRKSTGQKSKKQTEENVAVPDGLNGLSSGCSRSRKRKSTTGSNAAVQKRMRGSISLDNEAVPIELRGTDSANNAVGTNRIMDPVSVGEEGVVQKRTSPSKPARGNSAEQKIMTGSIPVGIEAVPIELRGTVSTNNEVGTNTMMDPVSIGDGGVVKKRTTRSKPAGSEGATRKRRCSISADNEAGTNMMRDPVSGEEGVVKKRMRRSKPVGNYGAARKTMRASVPVGDEGVVKKRTGSVTTENHGGVTKRKRAPSRRKSAGDNLTAEDVAKASPELGLPSTRSEERVVDAGNIDKGRRKSTPRPKQIDMSEGDADKHSPSTRLANCLSFARMKGTDRNRR